The following proteins are encoded in a genomic region of Iodidimonas sp. SYSU 1G8:
- the cobS gene encoding adenosylcobinamide-GDP ribazoletransferase yields MWISRRRDELAAAIMLLTRLPAWPVPGHDEGLTARAVWAYPVVGAVIGGIGGVTALIAQWAGLSLLVAVLLGLAATLLATGCFHEDGLADFCDGIGGGRTRERKLEIMRDSRIGTYGGAALILSLGLRAAALAAMAPPMVLAVWIAAGALARGGALLLLAVLPAAREDGLARSAGAPPLPSLIAGWAATTLITLAALGASGLILVIAALVASLAVMLLSRRHLGGYTGDALGAAAQAAEIACLVVASSLWVTL; encoded by the coding sequence ATGTGGATTAGCCGTCGCCGCGACGAGCTGGCGGCGGCCATCATGCTGCTGACGCGACTGCCCGCCTGGCCCGTCCCGGGCCATGATGAGGGCCTGACCGCCCGCGCCGTCTGGGCCTATCCTGTGGTCGGCGCGGTGATCGGCGGCATTGGCGGAGTCACCGCCCTGATCGCGCAGTGGGCTGGCCTGTCGTTGCTGGTCGCGGTTCTGCTCGGGCTGGCGGCGACTCTGCTGGCGACCGGCTGCTTCCACGAGGACGGTCTGGCGGATTTCTGCGATGGCATCGGCGGCGGGCGCACCCGTGAGCGCAAGCTGGAGATCATGCGCGACAGCAGGATCGGCACCTATGGAGGCGCCGCCCTCATCCTCTCATTGGGGCTGCGTGCCGCAGCGCTCGCGGCCATGGCGCCGCCCATGGTCCTCGCGGTCTGGATCGCCGCCGGCGCGCTGGCGCGCGGTGGGGCGCTGCTGCTGCTCGCCGTCCTGCCCGCCGCCCGCGAGGATGGCCTGGCCCGGAGCGCCGGAGCGCCGCCGCTGCCGTCGCTCATCGCGGGCTGGGCCGCGACGACGCTCATCACTCTCGCCGCCCTGGGCGCCAGCGGTCTCATCCTGGTCATCGCGGCGCTGGTGGCCAGCCTTGCCGTGATGCTGCTGTCCCGCCGGCATCTGGGCGGGTACACGGGCGATGCGCTCGGCGCGGCGGCGCAAGCCGCCGAAATCGCCTGCCTGGTCGTCGCCTCGAGCCTCTGGGTGACGCTATGA